A genomic region of Micromonospora sp. NBRC 110009 contains the following coding sequences:
- the pyrF gene encoding orotidine-5'-phosphate decarboxylase — translation MESFGARLHRAVAERGPLCVGIDPHPGLLARWGLSDDVEGLDRFCRTVVEALGDRVAVVKPQSAFFERFGSRGVGILESTIRQLRNCGSLVLLDVKRGDIGSTVSAYASAYLDPSSPLYVDAVTASPYLGVGSLAPMFELAAAHGGGVFVLALTSNPEGAAVQRAVTADGRTVAQTVIDEISQLNRGAEPLGSFGLVVGATIGETGHDLSAVHGPLLAPGLGAQGASAADLRTVFGSGLSSVLPSYSREVLHAGPDVAALRAAADRVRGECAAALAGA, via the coding sequence ATGGAGAGCTTCGGCGCCCGCCTGCACCGGGCCGTGGCCGAGCGGGGACCGCTCTGCGTGGGCATCGACCCGCACCCCGGGCTGCTGGCCCGCTGGGGGCTGTCCGACGACGTCGAGGGCCTGGACCGGTTCTGCCGGACGGTGGTGGAGGCGCTCGGCGACCGGGTCGCGGTGGTCAAGCCCCAGTCGGCCTTCTTCGAGCGGTTCGGCTCGCGGGGTGTCGGAATCCTTGAGTCAACTATCCGACAGTTGCGAAATTGTGGCTCGCTCGTTCTCCTCGACGTCAAGCGGGGCGACATCGGCTCGACGGTCAGTGCCTACGCTTCGGCGTACCTCGATCCATCCAGCCCGCTGTATGTCGACGCGGTGACCGCGAGCCCCTACCTGGGGGTCGGCTCGCTCGCGCCGATGTTCGAGCTGGCCGCCGCGCACGGCGGCGGAGTCTTCGTCCTGGCGCTCACCTCCAACCCGGAGGGCGCCGCGGTGCAGCGGGCCGTGACCGCCGACGGACGGACCGTGGCGCAGACCGTCATCGACGAGATTTCCCAGCTCAACCGGGGTGCCGAGCCGCTCGGCAGCTTCGGGCTGGTGGTCGGCGCGACGATCGGCGAGACCGGTCACGATCTGTCCGCGGTGCACGGTCCGCTGCTCGCTCCGGGCCTCGGCGCGCAGGGCGCCTCGGCCGCCGACCTGCGCACCGTCTTCGGTTCCGGCCTGTCGTCGGTGCTCCCGTCGTACTCCCGCGAGGTGCTGCACGCCGGCCCGGACGTGGCCGCGTTGCGGGCCGCCGCCGACCGGGTCCGGGGGGAGTGCGCGGCCGCGCTGGCCGGCGCGTGA
- a CDS encoding adenosylmethionine--8-amino-7-oxononanoate transaminase, protein MTPEEILAADRAHVWHPYAALPPASPPYVVESAAGVRLRLADGRELVDGMSSWWAAIHGYRHPVLDAAVTDQLGRMSHVMFGGLTHEPAVCLARTLVELAPDGLEHVFLADSGSVSVEVAVKMCLQYQRATGRPQRRRLGTWRGGYHGDTFHPMSVCDPEGGMHHLWGDVLPRQVFAPVPPGGFDTPPDPAYEAALVDAVERHADELAAVIVEPVVQGAGGMRFHHPHYLRVLREVTRAHGILLVFDEIATGFGRAGTMFAAEHAGVAPDVLCVGKALTGGYLTLAAALCTAEVARGISADGVLAHGPTFMGNPLACAVANASLGLLRAGDWSGQVARISAGLRAGLAPLREVPGVADVRVLGAIGVVQLDHEVDVPRATAAAVGQGVWLRPFRDLVYTMPPYVTDEADVARIAAGIEAAVKAG, encoded by the coding sequence TGGAGAGCGCGGCGGGCGTGCGGCTGCGGCTGGCCGACGGTCGGGAGCTGGTCGACGGGATGTCGTCCTGGTGGGCGGCCATCCACGGCTACCGGCATCCGGTGCTGGACGCCGCCGTGACCGACCAGCTCGGCCGGATGAGTCACGTGATGTTCGGCGGGCTCACCCACGAGCCCGCGGTGTGCCTGGCGCGGACCCTGGTCGAGCTGGCCCCGGACGGCCTGGAACACGTCTTCCTGGCCGACTCCGGCTCGGTGAGCGTCGAGGTGGCGGTGAAGATGTGCCTGCAGTACCAGCGGGCCACCGGGCGGCCGCAGCGCCGCCGGCTGGGCACCTGGCGGGGCGGCTACCACGGCGACACCTTCCACCCGATGAGCGTCTGCGACCCGGAGGGCGGCATGCACCACCTCTGGGGGGACGTGCTGCCCCGGCAGGTGTTCGCCCCGGTGCCGCCGGGCGGCTTCGACACCCCGCCGGACCCGGCGTACGAGGCGGCCCTGGTGGACGCGGTGGAGCGGCACGCCGACGAGCTGGCCGCGGTGATCGTGGAGCCGGTGGTCCAGGGGGCCGGCGGGATGCGCTTCCACCACCCGCACTACCTGCGGGTGCTGCGCGAGGTCACCCGGGCGCACGGCATCCTGCTGGTCTTCGACGAGATCGCCACCGGCTTCGGCCGCGCCGGGACCATGTTCGCCGCGGAGCACGCCGGGGTGGCCCCGGACGTGCTCTGCGTCGGCAAGGCGCTCACCGGCGGCTACCTCACCCTGGCCGCCGCCCTGTGTACCGCCGAGGTCGCCCGCGGGATCTCCGCGGACGGGGTGCTGGCGCACGGCCCGACCTTCATGGGCAACCCGCTGGCCTGCGCCGTAGCCAACGCCTCCCTGGGCCTGCTGCGAGCCGGGGACTGGTCCGGGCAGGTGGCGAGGATCTCCGCCGGCCTGCGGGCCGGCCTGGCGCCGTTGCGGGAGGTCCCCGGAGTGGCCGACGTGCGGGTCCTCGGCGCGATCGGCGTGGTCCAGCTCGACCACGAGGTGGACGTCCCCCGGGCCACCGCCGCCGCGGTCGGGCAGGGCGTCTGGCTGCGGCCGTTCCGCGACCTCGTCTACACCATGCCGCCGTACGTGACGGACGAGGCGGACGTGGCCCGGATCGCGGCCGGCATCGAGGCGGCGGTCAAGGCGGGCTGA
- the mihF gene encoding integration host factor, actinobacterial type, with the protein MPLPSLTPEQRAAALEKAAEIRKARAKLKEDLKQGKTSLATVLEQAESDDVVGKLKVSAVLQAMPGIGKIRATQIMEKLKIADSRRLRGLGEQQRKALLGEFAAN; encoded by the coding sequence GTGCCGCTCCCGTCACTGACCCCTGAGCAGCGCGCTGCCGCGCTGGAGAAGGCCGCGGAGATCCGCAAGGCCCGTGCCAAGCTGAAGGAGGACCTCAAGCAGGGCAAGACCAGCCTCGCCACCGTCCTTGAGCAGGCCGAGTCCGACGACGTCGTCGGCAAGCTGAAGGTGTCGGCCGTGCTGCAGGCGATGCCGGGCATCGGCAAGATCCGGGCCACCCAGATCATGGAGAAGCTCAAGATCGCCGACAGCCGGCGCCTGCGCGGCCTGGGCGAGCAGCAGCGCAAGGCTCTGCTTGGAGAGTTCGCCGCCAACTGA